From one Salvelinus alpinus chromosome 14, SLU_Salpinus.1, whole genome shotgun sequence genomic stretch:
- the LOC139538284 gene encoding C-X-C chemokine receptor type 2-like, with product MRFSDICSSTKQDMVTMADPNTSYLLIVEDFGEFFNYGEFFNYTDFNTTYVLDENTLTCDSSPISSGVTVVLCALYILILLLAIPGNLVVGLVIASSKHPLSPSDLYLLHLAVADFLLALTLPFWAASVTVGWVFGDAMCKLVSVFQEVSFYASILFLTCISVDRYLVIVRAMEASKAARRREVSWGTCAAVWLVGGLLSLPGLFNHVFLVRSTEQMTCTEGYDPGSAEALRLVIRVLGHMLGFLLPLTVMVVCYGVIVARLLRTRGGFQRNRAMRVIVALVLAFLLCWMPYHLVVMADTLFRAKVVRYGCRERSAVDTAMFATQSLGLLHSCVNPVLYAFVGEKFRRRLLQMLQKAGVMEQRASLTRASRYFSQTSEATSTFM from the exons ATGCGATTTAGTGATATCTGTTCGTCGACAAAGCAAGACATGGTCACAATGGCAG ACCCAAATACCTCATACCTTTTGATTGTGGAGGACTTTGGTGAATTCTTCAACTACGGTGAATTCTTCAACTACACTGACTTCAACACAACTTATGTGCTTGACGAAAACACCCTAACCTGCGATTCTTCCCCCATTTCCTCTGGTGTGACAGTCGTCTTATGTGCCTTATACATCCTCATCTTGCTCTTGGCCATTCCTGGGAACCTGGTGGTGGGGCTGGTGATAGCCTCCAGCAAGCACCCACTGTCTCCCTCTGACTTATACCTCCTCCACCTGGCTGTTGCCGACTTCCTGTTGgctctcaccctccctttctgGGCCGCTTCTGTCACCGTGGGCTGGGTGTTTGGTGACGCCATGTGCAAACTAGTCAGTGTCTTCCAAGAGGTCAGCTTCTATGCCAGCATCCTGTTTTTGACCTGTATCAGCGTGGACCGTTACCTGGTGATCGTGCGAGCCATGGAGGCGTCCAAGGCTGCTCGTCGCCGAGAGGTCAGCTGGGGCACCTGTGCCGCTGTCTGGCTCGTGGGCGGCCTGCTGTCCCTGCCCGGTCTCTTCAACCACGTCTTCCTCGTACGCAGCACAGAGCAGATGACATGCACCGAGGGTTACGACCCAGGCAGCGCTGAGGCATTGCGGCTGGTCATACGGGTTCTCGGGCACATGTTAGGGTTTCTACTCCCTTTGACCGTAATGGTGGTGTGCTATGGTGTGATTGTGGCTCGACTCCTGCGGACCCGGGGCGGTTTCCAGAGGAACAGGGCCATGAGGGTGATTGTTGCGCTGGTTTTGGCCTTTCTGCTGTGCTGGATGCCCTACCACCTGGTGGTGATGGCGGACACCCTATTCCGGGCAAAAGTGGTGAGGTACGGGTGCCGAGAGAGGAGTGCTGTGGACACCGCCATGTTCGCCACCCAGAGTCTGGGCCTGCTGCACAGCTGCGTCAACCCGGTTCTGTATGCCTTTGTCGGGGAGAAGTTTAGGAGGAGGCTGCTCCAGATGCTCCAGAAAGCGGGTGTGATGGAGCAGCGAGCGTCGTTGACCAGGGCCAGCAGATACTTCTCTCAGACCTCGGAGGCCACCTCCACATTCATGTGA